In Planctomycetaceae bacterium, the sequence CGAGCGCCGCCGCCGGGCGTCAAATCTCGATTTCAAGAGCCTCCAGCGCCCACTTCACCAGCGCCGCCTGGCCCGGCCACGCCCGCCCCGCCGCGCGGACGTGTGCAACCAACTCCCGCCGCCCGCTGTTGGCTGCGGCGATGATCGCGTTGCGAACCAACATCTCGCACGAGGCTCTGCGAGCGGCGCTGCCCCGCGTGACGCGGTCCCAATCATCATACGTCAGTTGCAGCAGGTCCTCCAGCGAGGCTGCGGCGATTGCGCCAGCCGTCGCCAATTCGCCGTCGCCCGCGCCGGCGCCGCGATTGTGCGGGCATGCCTCCTGGCAGGCGTCGCACCCAAGGACGCGCTGACCCAGGGCGGCCCGATGTGACGTTGCGATCTGCCCGCGGTTTTCGACCGTGTGGTAACTCAGGCAGCGGCGGCAGTCGACACGCCCCTGCTCCCCTATCGCCCGCGCCGGGCAGGCCTTGACGCACGCCCCGCACCGGCCGCAATGCCCGGCCAGCGGCTCGCCAGGCGGCAGAGGCAGGTTGCACAAAATCTCGCACAGCACCACGTAGCTGCCCAGTCCCGGAACGATCAGACACCCGTTGAGACCGATCCAGCCCAGCCCCGCCGACGCCGCCAGCCTGCGCTCCGACAGCGGGCAGGCGTCCACAAACGCCTTGCCTTCAAAGTCCGGGGCGATAGCCGCAATAGCGGCCATCAATCGCCTGCACCGCTGCCGCAGCACGCGGTGATAGTCCCGCCCGCGAGCATAACGCGCCACGTGCGAGTCGCCCGGTCCGGCCGGGGCGTACGAGACCGCCAGACAGATCGCGCTGCGGGCCCAGGGCGCGACCGCGGCGACGGTCCGCCGCAGCGGCAGGTGCCGCTCGAGCCAGGCCATGTCGGCATGATTGCCCTCCGCCAGCCAGGACTCGAATGTCGCGTCGTGCGGCGACGGCGCCAGCGGTGCAATGCCCATCCTGGCAAAGCCCGCCTCGGCCGCCAGCAATGCGACAGTCTGGGCGAGCTGCTGTGGAGTCTGTAAGGACATGACCGGCCGTGCTCCCCGGCCTCACTTGATGAGGCGCGCCGCCACAATATCGACATGGTCGCCCACGTCGAGCTTGTCCTGGCCGAACTCGACGCGGATCGTCAGGCGTTTGACGCCGGCCAGGTCCACGCGCAGGACCTGCGGCGGCTGGGCGCTGCGCAAGCGCAGCGGCTGGCCCAGCGGTTTGTCGTCGCC encodes:
- the queG gene encoding tRNA epoxyqueuosine(34) reductase QueG — translated: MSLQTPQQLAQTVALLAAEAGFARMGIAPLAPSPHDATFESWLAEGNHADMAWLERHLPLRRTVAAVAPWARSAICLAVSYAPAGPGDSHVARYARGRDYHRVLRQRCRRLMAAIAAIAPDFEGKAFVDACPLSERRLAASAGLGWIGLNGCLIVPGLGSYVVLCEILCNLPLPPGEPLAGHCGRCGACVKACPARAIGEQGRVDCRRCLSYHTVENRGQIATSHRAALGQRVLGCDACQEACPHNRGAGAGDGELATAGAIAAASLEDLLQLTYDDWDRVTRGSAARRASCEMLVRNAIIAAANSGRRELVAHVRAAGRAWPGQAALVKWALEALEIEI